In the genome of Bubalus kerabau isolate K-KA32 ecotype Philippines breed swamp buffalo chromosome 8, PCC_UOA_SB_1v2, whole genome shotgun sequence, one region contains:
- the LOC129658737 gene encoding olfactory receptor 2A2-like yields the protein MGSNQSWVTEFILVGFHLSAKMETLLFWIFSLFYIFILLANGMILGLICLDLRLHTPMYFFLSHLAIIDMSYASNNVPKMMANLANKHRTISFVPCILQTFLYLGFAATECLILMVMSYNRFVAICHPLQYTVIMSWRACRVLAATSWACGFILALVQAVLLLRLPFCGPWEVNHLFCEILSVLKLACVDTWINQVVLLAASVFVLVGPLCLMLVSYICILCATLKIQSKEGRRKAFSTCSSHLCVVGLFFGIAMLVYMVPDSNQREEEEKILSLFHSLFNPFLNPLIYSLRNAQVKGALYRALQKRSV from the coding sequence ATGGGAAGTAACCAGTCATGGGTCACAGAATTCATCTTGGTAGGCTTCCACCTCAGTGCAAAGATGGAAACGCTTCTCTTCTGGATCTTCTCCCTGTTTTACATCTTCATTCTGCTGGCAAATGGCATGATCTTGGGACTCATCTGTCTGGACCTGAgactgcacacccccatgtacttcttcctctcacATCTGGCCATCATCGACATGTCCTATGCTTCCAACAACGTCCCCAAGATGATGGCAAACTTAGCAAACAAGCATAGAACCATCTCCTTTGTCCCATGCATACTGCAGACTTTTTTGTATTTGGGGTTTGCTGCTACTGAGTGCCTGATTTTGATGGTGATGTCCTACAATAGGTTTGTGGCAATCTGTCATCCCCTCCAGTACACTGTCATCATGAGCTGGAGAGCTTGCAGGGTCCTGGCTGCCACTTCCTGGGCGTGTGGATTTATTCTGGCTCTGGTTCAGGCAGTTCTCCTCCTAAGACTACCCTTCTGTGGGCCCTGGGAAGTGAACCACCTCTTTTGTGAAATTCTGTCTGTCCTCAAGTTGGCCTGTGTTGACACATGGATCAACCAAGTGGTCCTCCTTGCTGCTTCTGTATTTGTCTTAGTCGGGCCCCTGTGCTTAATGCTAGTCTCTTACATATGCATCCTCTGTGCCACCCTGAAGATCCAGTCAAAGGAGGGCCGCAGaaaggccttctccacctgctcctcccacctctgtGTGGTTGGACTCTTCTTTGGCATAGCCATGTTGGTTTATATGGTGCCAGACTCCAATCAacgagaagaggaggagaaaatacTGTCCCTGTTTCACAGTCTCTTTAATCCATTCCTGAACCCTCTCATTTACAGCCTGAGGAATGCTCAGGTGAAGGGTGCCTTGTACAGAGCTCTGCAGAAGAGGTCCGTGTGA